In one Aquabacterium sp. OR-4 genomic region, the following are encoded:
- a CDS encoding helix-turn-helix transcriptional regulator, which yields MLDLHDTRSAHVAEFYAGFAATLPATRSRGYAGPERRGAASQQHRRMAQMLDTLDHGLLLVDAEGRIAHLNKAARRDLDSQHPLQLAGDHLGTRQSADSVPLREALQGAAHRGLRRLLMLGEGRQRVSVAVVPLAPLGTESQHGVALLLGRRQVCEELTVDWYARAHNLTMAETAVIKGLCADFTPQEIAQRQGVGLATIRTQIGSIRQKTGAGSIRALVRQVSLLPPLVSALQAPAAAAAAPAGAEPARAAATGPTVRANGRALHA from the coding sequence ATGCTGGATCTGCACGACACCCGCAGCGCGCACGTGGCCGAGTTCTATGCCGGCTTTGCCGCCACCCTGCCCGCCACGCGCAGCCGCGGCTATGCCGGCCCCGAGCGCCGCGGCGCGGCCTCGCAGCAACACCGCCGCATGGCGCAGATGCTGGACACGCTGGATCACGGCCTGCTGCTGGTGGATGCCGAGGGCCGCATTGCGCACCTGAACAAGGCCGCCCGCCGCGACCTGGACAGCCAGCATCCGCTGCAACTGGCCGGCGACCACCTGGGCACCCGCCAGAGCGCCGACTCGGTGCCGCTGCGCGAGGCGCTGCAGGGTGCCGCACACCGCGGCCTGCGCCGCCTGCTGATGCTGGGTGAAGGCCGCCAGCGCGTCAGCGTGGCCGTGGTGCCGCTGGCGCCGCTGGGCACCGAAAGCCAGCACGGCGTGGCCCTGCTGCTGGGCCGCCGCCAGGTGTGCGAGGAGCTCACGGTCGACTGGTATGCCCGCGCCCACAACCTGACCATGGCCGAGACCGCGGTCATCAAGGGCCTGTGCGCCGATTTCACGCCGCAGGAGATCGCCCAGCGCCAGGGCGTGGGTCTGGCCACCATCCGCACCCAGATCGGCAGCATCCGCCAGAAGACCGGCGCCGGCAGCATCCGCGCGCTGGTGCGCCAGGTGTCGCTGCTGCCGCCGCTGGTCAGCGCGCTGCAGGCCCCGGCGGCGGCGGCAGCCGCCCCGGCCGGCGCCGAGCCCGCGCGTGCCGCGGCCACCGGCCCGACGGTGCGCGCCAACGGCCGCGCGCTGCACGCCTGA
- a CDS encoding Crp/Fnr family transcriptional regulator, with translation MSDALRALAARGETRRYRKGTLLIQEGDHGDTLFIILSGRLRAFSAGDNDREITYGVYGPGEYLGEISLDGGPRSASVITLETTQCAVVSRRTLERFISERPEFAFELLAKVIRRARAATLNARQLALNDVYGRLRLLLAELSQPLDDGSRRVGERLTHQEMAHRLGCSREMVSRLMKDLERGGYITLQDARIHVLKALPQRW, from the coding sequence ATGTCTGACGCGCTGCGGGCGCTGGCCGCGCGCGGCGAGACACGGCGCTACCGCAAGGGCACGCTGCTGATCCAGGAGGGGGACCATGGCGACACGCTGTTCATCATCCTCAGCGGCCGGCTGCGGGCGTTCAGCGCCGGCGACAACGACCGCGAGATCACCTACGGCGTCTACGGCCCCGGCGAGTACCTGGGCGAGATCAGCCTGGACGGCGGCCCGCGCTCGGCCAGCGTGATCACGCTCGAGACCACGCAGTGCGCGGTGGTGAGCCGGCGCACGCTGGAGCGCTTCATCTCCGAGCGGCCCGAGTTCGCGTTCGAGCTGCTGGCCAAGGTGATCCGCCGTGCCCGCGCGGCCACGCTGAACGCGCGGCAACTGGCGCTGAACGACGTGTACGGCCGCCTGCGCCTGCTGCTGGCCGAGCTGTCGCAGCCGCTGGACGACGGCAGCCGCCGCGTCGGCGAACGGCTCACGCACCAGGAGATGGCGCACCGCCTGGGCTGCTCGCGCGAGATGGTGAGCCGGCTGATGAAGGATCTGGAGCGCGGTGGCTACATCACGCTGCAGGACGCGCGCATCCACGTTCTGAAGGCCTTGCCGCAGCGGTGGTGA
- a CDS encoding M48 family metallopeptidase, translating to MTDTLFRTDAQVALPALARHAEGCRCALHARRRMGGALLGAGVLAATTGLPALAAEPECKRSGFAKLTGADQIEQGASQQYRQMLQQAGGQQGLAGKDHPQVKRLRYIANRIIPLTFDCNPRAKDWRWEVNLIGSKDLNAFCMPGGKIAFYFGILNQLKLDDDEVAVIMGHEVAHALLEHARERMGKTMATRGAIELGAALFGLGDLGRTAAGIGGQLLTLRFSRDDESEADALGLILSAKAGYKPSAGASLWRKMLAANKGAPPQWLSTHPSGESRIREIEARYPRVDPMYEAAAKPDQHFGAPAA from the coding sequence ATGACCGACACCCTGTTTCGCACCGATGCGCAGGTGGCCCTGCCCGCGCTGGCCCGCCATGCCGAGGGCTGCCGCTGCGCGCTGCATGCCCGCCGCCGCATGGGCGGCGCACTGCTGGGCGCCGGCGTGCTGGCCGCCACCACCGGCCTGCCGGCGCTGGCCGCCGAGCCCGAGTGCAAGCGCTCGGGTTTTGCCAAGCTGACCGGCGCCGACCAGATCGAGCAGGGCGCCAGCCAGCAGTACCGCCAGATGCTGCAGCAGGCCGGCGGCCAGCAGGGCCTGGCGGGCAAGGACCATCCGCAGGTCAAGCGCCTGCGCTACATCGCCAACCGCATCATCCCGCTCACCTTCGACTGCAACCCGCGCGCCAAGGACTGGCGCTGGGAGGTCAACCTGATCGGCAGCAAGGACCTCAACGCCTTCTGCATGCCCGGCGGCAAGATCGCCTTCTACTTCGGCATCCTCAACCAGCTCAAGCTCGACGACGACGAGGTGGCGGTGATCATGGGCCACGAGGTGGCGCATGCGCTGCTGGAGCACGCGCGCGAGCGCATGGGCAAGACCATGGCCACGCGCGGGGCCATCGAGCTGGGCGCGGCGCTGTTCGGCCTGGGCGACCTGGGCCGCACCGCGGCCGGTATCGGCGGCCAGCTGCTCACGCTGCGCTTCTCGCGCGATGACGAATCCGAGGCCGACGCGCTGGGCCTGATCCTCTCGGCCAAGGCCGGCTACAAGCCCAGCGCCGGCGCCTCGCTGTGGCGCAAGATGCTGGCCGCCAACAAGGGCGCGCCGCCGCAGTGGCTGTCCACGCACCCGTCGGGCGAATCACGCATCCGCGAGATCGAGGCGCGCTACCCGCGAGTCGACCCGATGTACGAGGCCGCGGCCAAGCCCGACCAGCATTTCGGCGCGCCGGCCGCCTGA
- a CDS encoding AmpG family muropeptide MFS transporter yields the protein MPELLPAERRARPSGAALYRLAVVALLGFASGLPLALTGQALQVWLSGSGLDVATIGFLSLVGLPYTFKFLWAPLMDRFEPAVGLLGRRRGWLVLTQLALAAGLVAMAALTPIGPPGALQMFALLAVLVAFLSASHDVVIDAYRTDLLAPAERGLGSSLNVAGYRAAMVVSGGLAMIWTDPVQGGGLSWPEVYRWMALAMAGAAAISLLLLPRLPPLPPLAAGEAAPAVAGRQDVLGFLAVLLAVATGYLATQQVFTPAAAAVLGPWLAGSTLAPTLQARWIDLVALLLGLGFTLPLAAWTARAARFQTLLNGLGAYFSQPGAGLFLLFIVLYKLGDAFAIALVTPFLLKAMAFSSAEVGVVNKVLGLWLTIGGALAGGLLMLRLGLWRALLAFGVLQMLSNLGYWWLAAHGKGTLGTVLLPAFDWGFVALKQATPVDGSLLAVIAVDNIAGGMGTAAFLAFLMSLTQQRFTATQFAMLSAFSSVGRVWVGPLAGVLAESIGWPAFFIVSTVAALPALGMLWFLRGTVRRLEAAAAAPRDD from the coding sequence ATGCCCGAACTCCTGCCCGCCGAGCGCCGGGCCCGCCCTTCCGGCGCCGCGCTGTACCGCCTTGCCGTCGTCGCCCTGCTGGGCTTTGCCTCGGGCCTGCCGCTGGCGCTCACCGGCCAGGCGCTGCAGGTCTGGCTCAGCGGCTCGGGGCTGGATGTGGCCACCATCGGCTTTCTCAGCCTGGTGGGCCTGCCCTACACCTTCAAGTTCCTGTGGGCGCCGCTGATGGACCGCTTCGAGCCCGCCGTGGGCCTGCTGGGGCGGCGGCGCGGCTGGCTGGTGCTCACGCAGCTGGCGCTGGCCGCCGGCCTGGTGGCGATGGCCGCGCTCACGCCCATCGGCCCGCCCGGCGCGCTGCAGATGTTTGCGCTGCTGGCGGTGCTGGTGGCCTTTCTGTCGGCCTCGCACGACGTGGTCATCGACGCCTACCGCACCGATCTGCTGGCGCCGGCCGAGCGCGGGCTGGGCTCATCGCTCAACGTGGCCGGCTACCGCGCGGCCATGGTGGTGTCGGGCGGGCTGGCCATGATCTGGACCGATCCGGTGCAGGGCGGCGGCCTGAGCTGGCCCGAGGTCTACCGCTGGATGGCGCTGGCCATGGCCGGCGCGGCGGCCATCTCGCTGCTGCTGCTGCCGCGCCTGCCGCCGCTGCCCCCGCTGGCCGCCGGTGAGGCCGCCCCGGCCGTGGCCGGCCGGCAGGACGTGCTGGGCTTTCTGGCCGTGCTGCTGGCGGTGGCCACCGGCTACCTGGCCACGCAGCAGGTGTTCACGCCCGCGGCCGCGGCCGTGCTGGGGCCCTGGCTGGCCGGCAGCACGCTGGCGCCCACGCTGCAGGCGCGCTGGATCGACCTGGTGGCGCTGCTGCTGGGCCTGGGCTTCACGCTGCCGCTGGCGGCCTGGACAGCCCGCGCGGCGCGGTTTCAAACCCTGCTGAACGGCCTGGGCGCCTATTTCAGCCAGCCCGGCGCGGGCCTGTTTCTGCTGTTCATCGTGCTCTACAAGCTGGGCGACGCCTTTGCCATCGCCCTGGTCACGCCCTTCTTGCTCAAGGCCATGGCCTTCAGCTCGGCCGAGGTGGGCGTGGTCAACAAGGTGCTGGGCCTGTGGCTCACCATCGGCGGCGCGCTGGCCGGCGGCCTGCTGATGCTGCGCCTGGGCCTGTGGCGCGCGCTGCTGGCCTTTGGTGTGCTGCAGATGCTCAGCAACCTGGGCTACTGGTGGCTGGCCGCCCATGGCAAGGGCACGCTGGGCACGGTGCTGCTGCCGGCCTTCGACTGGGGCTTCGTGGCGCTCAAGCAGGCCACGCCGGTGGATGGTTCGCTGCTGGCGGTGATCGCCGTCGACAACATCGCCGGCGGCATGGGCACGGCGGCCTTCCTGGCCTTCTTGATGAGCCTGACGCAGCAGCGCTTCACCGCCACGCAGTTTGCGATGCTGAGCGCCTTTTCCTCGGTGGGCCGGGTGTGGGTGGGGCCGCTGGCCGGGGTGCTGGCCGAATCCATCGGCTGGCCGGCATTTTTCATCGTGTCCACCGTGGCGGCCCTGCCGGCGTTGGGCATGCTGTGGTTCTTGCGTGGCACCGTGCGGCGGCTGGAAGCGGCCGCCGCCGCGCCGCGCGATGATTGA
- a CDS encoding anti-sigma factor family protein yields the protein MDSARPPDDEHLSAWLDGELDAAAAAAVDAWLREHPEDAARVRLWAADRDALRARFAPVADEPLPEAWRRRLTAPAAAPGPAARRRLPLALAAGLLLAGGVLGGLLGAGAVWSSPALQVALQARGWTRPSPLAWTHRAAVAHAVYAPEVRHPVEVNVAQGSAAEQRAQEEHLARWLSKRLGMAVRLFDLRAQGFELVGGRLLPDAAGPSAQLMYQNSAGQRVTVYLRRPEAGAATAFRYQRDGELGLFYWTEDGFGCALVGNLPKERLLALAQAVYKQAEGGIVPAPAGGASQPAS from the coding sequence ATGGACAGCGCGAGACCCCCCGACGACGAACACCTCTCGGCCTGGCTGGACGGCGAGCTCGACGCCGCCGCCGCCGCCGCTGTGGACGCCTGGCTGCGCGAGCACCCCGAAGACGCCGCCCGCGTGCGCCTGTGGGCCGCCGACCGCGACGCGCTGCGCGCCCGTTTCGCGCCCGTTGCCGACGAGCCGCTGCCCGAGGCCTGGCGCCGGCGGCTCACCGCGCCGGCCGCGGCGCCCGGGCCGGCCGCCCGCCGGCGCCTGCCGCTGGCGCTGGCCGCCGGCCTGCTGCTGGCCGGCGGCGTGCTGGGCGGCCTGCTGGGGGCCGGTGCGGTGTGGAGCTCGCCCGCGCTGCAGGTGGCGCTGCAGGCGCGCGGCTGGACGCGGCCCTCGCCGCTGGCCTGGACGCACCGCGCCGCCGTGGCCCACGCGGTGTATGCGCCCGAGGTGCGCCATCCGGTGGAGGTCAACGTGGCCCAGGGCAGCGCCGCCGAGCAGCGCGCGCAGGAAGAGCACCTGGCGCGCTGGCTGTCCAAGCGCCTGGGCATGGCGGTGCGGCTGTTCGACCTGCGCGCCCAGGGCTTCGAGCTGGTGGGCGGGCGCCTGCTGCCCGATGCCGCCGGCCCCAGCGCCCAGCTGATGTACCAGAACAGCGCCGGCCAGCGGGTCACCGTCTACCTGCGCCGCCCGGAGGCCGGCGCCGCCACCGCCTTCCGCTACCAGCGCGACGGCGAGCTGGGCCTGTTCTACTGGACCGAAGACGGTTTCGGCTGCGCGCTGGTGGGCAACCTGCCCAAGGAGCGCCTGCTGGCGCTGGCCCAGGCGGTGTACAAGCAGGCCGAAGGCGGCATCGTGCCCGCGCCGGCCGGGGGCGCCTCGCAGCCGGCATCCTGA
- a CDS encoding RNA polymerase sigma factor produces the protein MDAPDAFRQQLLAAMPRLRRYARSLTLDAGAADDLAQTTLERALTHWHQFDPLRDMVVWLLSIAHNAFLDQRRRDSRLSIVEPAEADARQDALRADPGADVGLRIDLMAALARLPLEQREPLLLVSLEQFSYAECAEALGIPIGTVMSRVSRARAALREHLDGRGPARPEGSPALRRVI, from the coding sequence GTGGACGCTCCCGACGCCTTTCGCCAGCAACTGCTTGCGGCCATGCCGCGGCTGCGGCGCTATGCACGCAGCCTCACGCTCGATGCCGGGGCGGCCGACGACCTGGCGCAAACCACGCTCGAGCGCGCACTGACCCACTGGCACCAGTTCGACCCGCTGCGCGACATGGTGGTGTGGCTGCTGTCCATCGCGCACAACGCCTTCCTCGACCAGCGCCGCCGCGACAGCCGGCTGAGCATCGTCGAGCCGGCCGAGGCCGATGCGCGCCAGGACGCGCTGCGCGCCGACCCCGGCGCCGACGTGGGCCTGCGCATCGACCTGATGGCCGCGCTGGCGCGCCTGCCGCTCGAGCAGCGCGAGCCGCTGCTGCTGGTCAGCCTGGAGCAGTTCAGCTATGCCGAATGCGCCGAGGCGCTGGGCATCCCGATCGGCACCGTGATGTCGCGCGTGTCGCGCGCCCGCGCCGCCCTGCGCGAGCATCTTGACGGCCGCGGCCCGGCGCGCCCCGAAGGCAGCCCCGCGCTGCGGCGGGTGATATGA
- a CDS encoding LysR family transcriptional regulator yields the protein MSELDWSDLRYALAVGLTGSLAGAARQLGVNHTTVLRRLDALEDRLGARLFERARTGYLPTEAGALLLEQARRMADQAEEIERRVSGRDRELTGPLRVTTAFVVMEHLLPQPLAEFARTYPGIEVEVVENAFLADLSRRHADESSGWARREADVAIRLSQQVAEHLVGRQLGMSQCRVYARRGAPGLPQTVQPLAALLKDAPWVAFERDSQARVYDGWMRKHLAPSAVRVRVDIFNAAAAMLHTGIGVALLPTFMEPRHPELVAVSEPIDELQVPVWMLTHPDLRQTTRVRSFMQLVGDRIAAQLASAGTPR from the coding sequence ATGTCCGAACTCGATTGGAGCGATCTGCGCTACGCGCTGGCGGTGGGCCTGACCGGCTCGCTGGCCGGTGCCGCGCGGCAACTGGGCGTGAACCACACCACCGTGCTGCGCCGGCTCGATGCGCTGGAAGACCGCCTGGGCGCGCGCCTGTTCGAGCGCGCACGCACCGGCTACCTGCCCACCGAGGCCGGCGCGCTGCTGCTGGAGCAGGCCCGCCGCATGGCCGACCAGGCCGAGGAGATCGAGCGCCGGGTGAGCGGCCGCGACCGCGAGCTGACCGGCCCGCTGCGCGTGACCACCGCCTTCGTGGTGATGGAGCACCTGCTGCCGCAGCCGCTGGCCGAGTTTGCGCGCACCTACCCGGGCATCGAGGTCGAGGTGGTCGAGAACGCCTTCCTGGCCGACCTGAGCCGGCGCCATGCCGACGAATCCAGCGGCTGGGCGCGGCGCGAGGCCGATGTGGCGATCCGCCTGTCGCAGCAGGTGGCCGAGCACCTGGTGGGCCGCCAGCTGGGCATGAGCCAGTGCCGGGTGTACGCCCGCCGCGGCGCGCCGGGCCTGCCGCAGACGGTGCAGCCGCTGGCCGCGCTGCTGAAGGACGCGCCCTGGGTGGCCTTCGAGCGCGACAGCCAGGCACGCGTGTACGACGGCTGGATGCGCAAGCACCTGGCGCCCTCGGCGGTGCGGGTGCGCGTGGACATCTTCAATGCCGCGGCGGCCATGCTGCACACCGGCATCGGCGTGGCCCTGCTGCCCACCTTCATGGAGCCGCGCCACCCCGAGCTGGTGGCGGTGAGCGAGCCGATCGACGAGCTGCAGGTTCCGGTGTGGATGCTGACCCACCCCGACCTGCGCCAGACCACCCGCGTGCGCTCGTTCATGCAGCTGGTGGGCGACCGCATCGCGGCGCAGCTGGCCAGCGCCGGCACGCCGCGCTGA
- a CDS encoding methyl-accepting chemotaxis protein produces the protein MFSNIRITQFFGGILAAFWIAFLTLAVMAWWGMSSSVESLRTVHGNRMAKAELLAQMAQLTTANRLEVLLAFQHDPKGALHGVHDHATETHLQRFGQRRDELEAQWQRLQAAPQDAQEQRLLADLADKRQAWGGQADAALAAVRAGQFAPPVMAAFLQAGRQQGETLMQAIEALRKYQDQAAEAAASAAEARHRNGLVAFGLLCLVFGAPATVASLLTMTRLRTGFARAGEAAEAIARGDLSQGLAVSGSDEIAALLQRLDQMRERLASVISQVRQSADSIESAATEVAAGNADLSQRTERTASNLQQTASSAQQLGGTVRQNADTAVQANRLAQGASDVAARGGSAVAQVVGTMREIDDSAKKIADIIGTIDGIAFQTNILALNAAVEAARAGEQGRGFAVVAAEVRTLAQRSAGAAREISGLIQTSVSRVGAGSQQADAAGRTMDEVVGAIRQVSDLVGEISAASAEQSQGVATVGEAVAQMDEATQQNAALVEQSAAAAESLRAQARQLVQAVSAFRLQAHAA, from the coding sequence ATGTTCAGCAATATCCGCATCACCCAATTTTTTGGCGGCATCCTGGCCGCGTTCTGGATCGCCTTTCTCACGCTGGCCGTCATGGCCTGGTGGGGCATGTCCAGCAGCGTCGAGAGCCTGCGCACTGTGCATGGCAACCGCATGGCCAAGGCCGAGCTGCTGGCGCAGATGGCCCAGCTGACCACGGCCAACCGGCTGGAGGTGCTGCTGGCCTTCCAGCACGACCCCAAGGGCGCGCTGCACGGCGTGCACGACCATGCCACCGAGACCCACCTGCAGCGCTTTGGCCAGCGCCGCGACGAGCTCGAGGCGCAATGGCAGCGGCTGCAGGCCGCGCCGCAAGACGCACAGGAGCAGCGCCTGCTGGCCGACCTGGCCGACAAGCGCCAGGCCTGGGGCGGCCAGGCCGATGCCGCGCTGGCCGCGGTGCGGGCCGGGCAGTTTGCGCCGCCGGTGATGGCGGCCTTTCTGCAGGCCGGGCGCCAGCAGGGTGAAACCTTGATGCAGGCCATCGAGGCCCTGCGCAAATACCAGGATCAGGCGGCCGAGGCCGCCGCCAGTGCCGCCGAGGCCCGCCACCGCAACGGCCTGGTGGCCTTCGGCCTGCTGTGCCTGGTGTTCGGCGCGCCGGCCACCGTGGCCTCGCTGCTCACCATGACCCGCCTGCGCACCGGCTTTGCACGGGCCGGCGAGGCCGCCGAGGCCATCGCCCGGGGCGATCTGTCGCAAGGCCTGGCCGTGAGCGGCAGCGACGAGATCGCGGCGCTGCTGCAGCGCCTGGATCAGATGCGCGAGCGCCTGGCCAGCGTGATCTCGCAGGTGCGGCAATCGGCCGACAGCATCGAGTCGGCGGCCACCGAGGTGGCGGCCGGCAACGCCGACCTGAGCCAGCGCACCGAGCGCACCGCCAGCAACCTGCAGCAGACGGCCAGCTCGGCCCAGCAGCTGGGCGGCACGGTGCGCCAGAACGCCGACACCGCTGTGCAGGCCAACCGCCTGGCGCAGGGCGCCTCCGATGTGGCGGCGCGTGGCGGCAGCGCGGTGGCCCAGGTGGTGGGCACCATGCGCGAGATCGACGACAGCGCCAAGAAGATCGCCGACATCATCGGCACCATCGACGGCATCGCCTTCCAGACCAACATCCTGGCGCTGAACGCGGCGGTGGAAGCCGCCCGCGCCGGCGAGCAGGGCCGCGGCTTCGCGGTGGTGGCCGCCGAGGTGCGCACGCTGGCCCAGCGCTCGGCCGGTGCCGCGCGCGAGATCAGCGGCCTGATCCAGACCAGCGTGTCACGCGTGGGCGCGGGCAGCCAGCAGGCCGACGCCGCCGGCCGCACCATGGACGAGGTGGTGGGTGCCATCCGCCAGGTGAGCGACCTGGTCGGCGAGATCAGCGCCGCCAGTGCCGAGCAGAGCCAGGGTGTGGCCACCGTGGGCGAGGCCGTGGCCCAGATGGACGAGGCCACGCAGCAGAACGCCGCGCTGGTGGAGCAGAGCGCCGCCGCCGCCGAGAGCCTGCGTGCGCAGGCTCGGCAGCTGGTGCAGGCGGTGTCGGCCTTCAGGCTGCAGGCCCACGCGGCCTGA
- a CDS encoding FAD:protein FMN transferase, with translation MTIGRRRFGCASLGLLVTLGVPGPARAADPRVQHEARVALGTRVGLTVAHPSPALRRQALDAAWQLLREREALMSRYRSDNPLQALAARAGQAGWLPLPAPLMQVLQAAQAASAFTDGAFDATVGAYRDWQFGSDSGNAPAPVVSEARLRTQRPAVGWRALQLDVPGGRARLARPGMALDLGGIAKLPILDAALARVVALGVDQAMIDGGGDVLCRGGLLGRPWRVGVRDPLAPQRLLGVVSLHDGLVASSGDYERGFNGPDGRRWHHVLDPATGWPTRGVRGVALLADAVADVNGLGTAIMVAGPDAARRWLGQRPQVQALLATPQGHAMSPGFAARLQA, from the coding sequence GTGACCATCGGCCGCCGCCGTTTCGGCTGCGCCTCGCTGGGGCTGCTGGTCACGCTGGGCGTGCCGGGCCCGGCGCGCGCGGCCGATCCACGCGTGCAGCACGAGGCGCGGGTGGCGCTGGGCACGCGGGTGGGCCTCACGGTGGCCCACCCGTCGCCCGCGCTGCGCCGCCAGGCGCTGGATGCGGCCTGGCAGCTGCTGCGCGAGCGCGAGGCCCTGATGAGCCGCTACCGCAGCGACAACCCGCTGCAGGCCCTGGCCGCGCGGGCCGGGCAGGCGGGCTGGCTGCCGCTGCCGGCGCCGCTGATGCAGGTGCTGCAGGCGGCGCAGGCCGCGTCGGCCTTCACCGACGGGGCCTTCGACGCCACGGTGGGCGCCTACCGCGACTGGCAGTTCGGCAGCGACAGCGGCAATGCGCCGGCGCCGGTGGTCAGCGAGGCGCGCCTGCGCACGCAGCGCCCGGCCGTGGGCTGGCGCGCGCTGCAGCTGGATGTGCCGGGTGGCCGGGCCCGCCTGGCGCGCCCGGGCATGGCACTTGACCTGGGCGGCATCGCCAAGCTGCCCATCCTGGACGCGGCCCTGGCCCGTGTGGTGGCGCTGGGCGTCGATCAGGCCATGATCGACGGCGGTGGCGATGTGCTGTGCCGCGGCGGCCTGCTCGGCCGGCCCTGGCGCGTGGGCGTGCGCGATCCGCTGGCGCCACAACGCCTGCTGGGCGTGGTGAGCCTCCACGATGGGCTCGTGGCCTCGTCAGGCGACTACGAGCGGGGCTTCAATGGCCCCGACGGGCGCCGCTGGCACCATGTGCTGGATCCGGCCACCGGCTGGCCCACGCGCGGCGTGCGCGGTGTGGCCCTGCTGGCCGACGCGGTGGCCGACGTCAACGGCCTGGGCACCGCCATCATGGTGGCCGGCCCCGACGCGGCCAGACGCTGGCTGGGCCAGCGCCCCCAGGTGCAGGCCCTGCTGGCCACGCCGCAGGGGCATGCCATGAGCCCGGGCTTTGCCGCGCGGCTGCAGGCCTGA
- a CDS encoding c-type cytochrome, translated as MSVRLLSLVAAMAATLTLAACGKQEAPAGGAAPAAPPSAVVPTPAPASAPTAGAAAGGAQTAQLELGKSVYGKTCAMCHAAGVGGAPKPGDKADWDARMAQGMEVLHKHAIEGFTGQKGMMPAKGGNAAMSDDEVKAAVSYMASK; from the coding sequence ATGTCTGTCCGACTCCTGAGTCTGGTCGCCGCGATGGCCGCCACCCTGACGCTGGCCGCCTGCGGCAAGCAAGAGGCCCCGGCCGGCGGTGCCGCACCGGCCGCACCGCCGTCGGCGGTGGTGCCAACGCCCGCGCCCGCCTCGGCGCCCACGGCCGGCGCCGCCGCCGGAGGCGCGCAGACGGCCCAGCTCGAACTGGGCAAGTCGGTCTATGGCAAGACCTGCGCGATGTGCCATGCCGCCGGCGTGGGCGGCGCGCCCAAGCCCGGCGACAAGGCCGACTGGGACGCCCGCATGGCGCAAGGCATGGAGGTGCTCCACAAGCACGCCATCGAAGGCTTCACCGGCCAAAAGGGCATGATGCCGGCCAAGGGCGGCAACGCCGCGATGAGCGACGACGAGGTCAAGGCCGCCGTGTCCTACATGGCCAGCAAGTGA
- a CDS encoding DUF2946 domain-containing protein: MFAALRIARRLRACLLLLFMCSVAAAVASPLLGPDAALALVCSGQGGLKLLDAGSDDPAPRPGASHSLDCPLCLPPGMPGLPDFAVAALGARPVAPGTGPAETLRLVSRVLRPPARAPPLDRSLKEALP, translated from the coding sequence ATGTTCGCAGCCCTTCGCATCGCACGCCGCCTTCGGGCCTGCCTGCTGCTGCTGTTCATGTGCAGCGTGGCGGCGGCCGTGGCCTCGCCGCTGCTCGGCCCGGACGCCGCGCTGGCCCTGGTCTGCAGCGGCCAGGGCGGCCTGAAGCTGCTGGACGCCGGCTCGGACGACCCGGCCCCGCGGCCGGGCGCAAGCCACTCCCTCGACTGCCCGCTGTGCCTGCCGCCCGGCATGCCCGGCCTGCCCGATTTCGCGGTGGCCGCCCTCGGCGCCCGACCCGTTGCCCCAGGCACCGGCCCGGCCGAGACCTTGCGCCTTGTTTCTCGCGTGCTGCGGCCACCGGCGCGCGCCCCTCCTCTCGACCGATCCCTCAAAGAGGCTCTGCCATGA